The Pseudomonas sp. B21-023 genomic interval ACCCGCACACTGGCATCAGCCTGCTGGACTTTCACGTCCAGGCCGCCTGATCGGCCTACTTACTCGCCCAGCACCTGACCGACGGTCGGGTCCTTGAACAGGCGGGTCAGGGCATCACTGAGCACGTCACTCACCAGCTTGGTGTTGGTTTCCTGGTTCGGCGCCATGCCGAAGCGCTGGTCCAGCGACGCACCGTAACGGCCGCTGTAGCGACGGTTGGCATTCGACACGTCAGCGCGGAAGGTGGCACCGATGGTCGCCTCGGTCACGTACATCTTGTCCTTGGGCGACTGGTACTTGAGCTCGGCCAGGGTCACGGTCAACTGCGGGGCATTGCCGGCATTCGGCGTCGGGGTGAAGCCCAGCAGGCGCACCGCCGCCTCGGCCTGGGCCTGCAGCTTGGGCACCACGTCATTGCCATTGACGGTGATGGTGCTGGTCTCGGGGTACATGCCACCACGGGTGCCGAGCGACTGCGAGGCGCGCCCGTCGACAACCCTGACCACCACTGGCTGGCCGTGGCCGACCGGAGCCAATTGCTGGGTGAGCTTGGGTTGCGGGCTGAGTTGCTGCGGGCTGTGGGCACAACCGGCCAGACTCAGGCTGGCCACCGCGAACAAACCGACCAACAGACGTTGCAACATGCGCATTTCTCCAGAAAAAGCGGCAAAGGCCCACAGTATACCTAGCGCGCCACACGCCAGCCATCGCCCGGCCCGCTTGTCACAATCGTTTCATGCCCCTGCGTTTATCCTTGCGCCAGCCCTCACTCACAGGACGCCACGTCATGGCCTCGCTCTGGACCCTGCTCTTCCACCGCCCGCGCCACGCCACCTACGCCCGCCTCGACAGCGATGGCACCTGCCTGGCCTTCAAGCACTGCGCCACACCGCCGGGCAACGGCACCTGGGTGCAGGTCAGCGAAGCGCGACTGGCCTGGCTGGGCCACCCGCTACCGGCCAGCGCCCGGGTTTGCGACGGTGCAACGCGCCGTTGGCAGCAACGCACCCTCGCAGCCTGACAAACGCTGCAATAAAAACCCAACAAGTACGCCCTTTCCGCCCGCGACATCGTTATAATCTCCCCCCGATTATAAGGACGTCTCCTGATCGGGCCCCGCATTCGCCGCTTAAACCCGGCACCCTCGACGCTTCGCCCACAGAGAGCCTTCCACTCAGGTCTTGCATTGGCTGTCGTGCCTGCTGTTTCCGGCCGTCCGCTGCGCATGAACCTGCGGGTTGCCATCGCGCAGTCCACTTTTGAGGTTCACGACTCCAAAAGAGCGTGAAAAAACGGTTTTTCACAACTTCACGAGAGTGTGGCGAGCAAATGAACAGTCTGGCATGTGCAAGAGCGGCAGATGTGTACCGAACAGCCCTGAACAGACGGCAAAAGCGCTCATCCCTGATGAACGCCTGAGACCGGTCCATAACGCACGACGGACCACTTGACCATAAGTCGAATTGCCGCACCCGTGGCAATGGGCGTTCAATAGCCGAACACCCAAGACTGATTGGCGGTGTCCGCGGAAGTTGCAAGAACTGCGAAGAGTCGGACATGGCGATCCTGGCCAACCCAGGGATCCTATGCTGTCAATTAGGTGCTGTAGATTGTGGAGACGCGTTAATGGCGCAGAACGAATCGGTTGATGTGGTACTGGTAGGCGCGGGCATCATGAGTGCCACCCTGGCCGTACTGCTCAAGGAGCTCGACCCGACCCTGAAGCTCGAGGTCGTCGAGGCGATGGACTCCGGAGCCGCGGAGAGTTCCAACCCCTGGAACAACGCCGGTACTGGCCATGCCGGCCTGTGCGAGCTCAATTACACCCCGCAGGCCGCCGATGGCAGCATCGACATCAAGAAGGCCGTGCACATCAACACCCAGTTCGAGGTTTCGCGCCAGTTCTGGGCCTACCTGAGCCGCAAAGGCAACTTCGGCTCGCCGCGCGCCTTCATCAACCCGGTGCCGCACCTGAGCTATGTCGAAGGTGACAAGGGCGTCTCGTTCCTCAAGAAGCGTTTCGAGCTGCTCAAGCAGCACCACGCCTTCGCCGAGATGGAATACACCGAAG includes:
- a CDS encoding YajG family lipoprotein, producing the protein MLQRLLVGLFAVASLSLAGCAHSPQQLSPQPKLTQQLAPVGHGQPVVVRVVDGRASQSLGTRGGMYPETSTITVNGNDVVPKLQAQAEAAVRLLGFTPTPNAGNAPQLTVTLAELKYQSPKDKMYVTEATIGATFRADVSNANRRYSGRYGASLDQRFGMAPNQETNTKLVSDVLSDALTRLFKDPTVGQVLGE